From Ancylobacter pratisalsi, one genomic window encodes:
- the bluB gene encoding 5,6-dimethylbenzimidazole synthase encodes MTLPAKTSPRFDDAFRARLDMLFAWRRDVRHFDPMPLAPGLLDDLLTLATSAPSVGLSQPWRFVLVRAPERRAAVRAIFEACNADALAAQRDDRASLYARLKLAGLDEAPEQVGVFVEPEPEAGHGLGRATMPETVAYSTVMAIHTLWLAATARGVGLGWVSILDPEAVGAALELPAHWRLVGYLCIGYPSALSDVPELERAGWEHRRPVDDFLVLR; translated from the coding sequence ATGACGCTGCCGGCAAAAACCTCGCCCCGTTTCGACGACGCCTTCCGGGCGCGGCTCGACATGCTTTTCGCCTGGCGGCGCGATGTGCGCCATTTCGACCCGATGCCGCTGGCGCCGGGTCTTCTCGACGATCTGCTGACGCTGGCAACCTCGGCCCCAAGCGTTGGCCTCAGCCAGCCCTGGCGCTTCGTTCTGGTGCGCGCCCCCGAACGCCGCGCCGCGGTGCGGGCGATCTTCGAAGCTTGCAATGCCGACGCCCTCGCCGCCCAGCGGGACGATCGGGCAAGCCTTTATGCGCGCCTGAAGCTCGCAGGCCTCGACGAAGCGCCCGAGCAGGTCGGCGTATTTGTCGAGCCGGAGCCGGAGGCCGGCCACGGGCTTGGCCGTGCCACCATGCCCGAGACGGTGGCCTATTCGACGGTGATGGCCATCCATACCCTGTGGCTCGCCGCCACCGCGCGCGGAGTGGGGCTTGGTTGGGTGTCGATCCTCGACCCCGAGGCCGTCGGCGCCGCGCTCGAGCTGCCGGCCCACTGGCGACTGGTTGGCTATCTGTGCATAGGCTACCCGTCCGCGCTTTCGGACGTGCCCGAGCTGGAGCGGGCAGGCTGGGAGCACCGCCGGCCCGTCGACGACTTCCTCGTCCTGCGCTGA
- the cobS gene encoding adenosylcobinamide-GDP ribazoletransferase, which produces MPIPVLSDVPEALRFLSRLPIPSDGDLKREEHDRPFMERVAPAFPIAGGLIGLIGSIVLLIALTVHLGAWVSAILAIAVTTALTGALHEDGLADCADGLGGQSVERRLEIMKDSRVGSFGVLALVLATLLKVATLQALVAHSSLAAAAALVAAGAISRVAGPYMLALLPAARAGGLAAGAGRPSRSACATGAVIGIIIAFVMVVPSFGVTALISGLSFGIITFFGLRRLARAQFGGQTGDVAGAAIALVEIAFLLGLLIFARQF; this is translated from the coding sequence ATGCCGATTCCCGTCCTCAGCGATGTGCCCGAAGCGCTGCGCTTCCTCTCCCGCCTGCCGATCCCCTCCGACGGGGATCTGAAGCGCGAGGAACACGATCGACCCTTCATGGAGCGGGTCGCGCCGGCGTTCCCGATCGCCGGCGGCCTCATCGGTCTCATCGGCTCCATCGTCCTCCTCATCGCCCTCACCGTCCACCTCGGCGCGTGGGTCTCCGCCATCCTCGCCATCGCCGTCACAACCGCCCTCACCGGCGCGCTGCACGAGGACGGACTTGCCGATTGCGCCGACGGACTTGGCGGGCAGAGCGTCGAGCGGCGGCTGGAGATCATGAAGGACAGCCGGGTCGGCAGTTTCGGCGTGCTGGCGCTGGTGCTGGCAACGCTTTTGAAGGTCGCGACGCTGCAGGCCCTTGTCGCCCACAGCAGTCTCGCCGCCGCCGCGGCACTGGTGGCGGCTGGCGCGATCTCGCGCGTGGCAGGCCCCTACATGCTCGCGCTCTTGCCCGCCGCACGTGCAGGCGGACTGGCCGCCGGTGCGGGCCGCCCATCGCGCAGCGCCTGCGCGACCGGGGCGGTGATCGGGATAATCATCGCATTCGTGATGGTTGTCCCCAGTTTCGGCGTGACAGCGCTGATCAGCGGCCTTTCCTTTGGAATCATTACATTTTTTGGCCTCCGTCGCCTTGCCCGCGCCCAATTCGGCGGGCAGACGGGGGATGTCGCGGGGGCGGCGATCGCGCTGGTGGAGATTGCCTTCCTGCTGGGGCTCCTTATCTTCGCACGGCAGTTTTGA